One Etheostoma cragini isolate CJK2018 chromosome 18, CSU_Ecrag_1.0, whole genome shotgun sequence DNA window includes the following coding sequences:
- the ccn6 gene encoding cellular communication network factor 6 isoform X2: MLSLLCRVLLLILAQQCFTRAQNNGQLAPRDGRTAAERRQFCQWPCKCRQRPFCSPGVSSVLDGCGCCKSCARQIGEPCNERDVCDPHKSMYCDFSADKPRFEVGVCAYLMAVGCDLNGAHYENGEGFEPSPLYKCTCIAGAIGCTPAFIQKPAGLLGPAPLMGNTPAGIRSGQNSKKNQQDTTYMSAWKKNCLIQTTPWSPCSKTCGLGISVRVTNNNSKCEMRKSRRLCLLRPCGKSVLKSIKMPKGKTCRPKFQAKKAEKLTLSGCTSTKKFKPTYCGVCTDKRCCLPNQSRMIKVDFTCKGGSNTQWKMQWITSCVCQRKCNDPGDMFSDLRLL; this comes from the exons TGCTTCACCAGGGCTCAGAACAATGGGCAGCTGGCTCCTCGAGATGGGCGGACTGCGGCTGAGAGGCGGCAGTTCTGCCAGTGGCCCTGCAAGTGTCGGCAAAGACCCTTTTGCTCCCCGGGAGTGAGCTCTGTCTTGGATGGGTGTGGCTGCTGCAAGAGCTGTGCCAGACAGATCGGAGAGCCGTGCAACGAGAGGGACGTCTGTGACCCACACAAGAGCATGTACTGTGACTTCTCAGCTGACAAGCCGAGATTTGAGGTcggagtgtgtgcat ACTTGATGGCAGTAGGCTGTGACCTGAATGGGGCCCACTATGAGAATGGCGAAGGTTTCGAGCCCAGCCCCCTCTATAAGTGCACGTGTATTGCTGGAGCAATTGGCTGTACCCCTGCATTCATCCAGAAGCCTGCTGGTCTCTTAGGCCCTGCACCGCTGATGGGCAACACGCCAGCCGGCATTCGCAGTGGCCAGAACTCAAAGAAGAACCAACAGGATACGACCTACATGTCAG CCTGGAAGAAGAACTGTCTGATCCAGACCACGCCCTGGAGCCCCTGCTCCAAAACATGCGGCCTGGGCATCTCTGTGCGTgtcaccaacaacaacagcaaatgtGAGATGAGGAAGTCCCGACGCCTGTGTCTGCTGCGACCGTGTGGGAAGAGTGTGTTGAAGAGTATTAAG ATGCCAAAAGGAAAGACATGCCGGCCAAAATTCCaagcaaagaaagcagaaaagcTGACACTCTCGGGCTGTACCAGTACCAAGAAGTTTAAGCCCACGTACTGCGGTGTCTGTACAGACAAGCGCTGCTGTCTCCCAAACCAGTCACGCATGATCAAGGTCGACTTTACGTGCAAAGGGGGCTCCAACACACAGTGGAAGATGCAGTGGATAACATCCTGCGTGTGCCAGAGGAAGTGCAACGATCCAGGTGACATGTTTTCAGACCTGCGGTTACTCTAA
- the ccn6 gene encoding cellular communication network factor 6 isoform X1 encodes MLSLLCRVLLLILAQQCFTRAQNNGQLAPRDGRTAAERRQFCQWPCKCRQRPFCSPGVSSVLDGCGCCKSCARQIGEPCNERDVCDPHKSMYCDFSADKPRFEVGVCAYLMAVGCDLNGAHYENGEGFEPSPLYKCTCIAGAIGCTPAFIQKPAGLLGPAPLMGNTPAGIRSGQNSKKNQQDTTYMSAYRDPPLAWKKNCLIQTTPWSPCSKTCGLGISVRVTNNNSKCEMRKSRRLCLLRPCGKSVLKSIKMPKGKTCRPKFQAKKAEKLTLSGCTSTKKFKPTYCGVCTDKRCCLPNQSRMIKVDFTCKGGSNTQWKMQWITSCVCQRKCNDPGDMFSDLRLL; translated from the exons TGCTTCACCAGGGCTCAGAACAATGGGCAGCTGGCTCCTCGAGATGGGCGGACTGCGGCTGAGAGGCGGCAGTTCTGCCAGTGGCCCTGCAAGTGTCGGCAAAGACCCTTTTGCTCCCCGGGAGTGAGCTCTGTCTTGGATGGGTGTGGCTGCTGCAAGAGCTGTGCCAGACAGATCGGAGAGCCGTGCAACGAGAGGGACGTCTGTGACCCACACAAGAGCATGTACTGTGACTTCTCAGCTGACAAGCCGAGATTTGAGGTcggagtgtgtgcat ACTTGATGGCAGTAGGCTGTGACCTGAATGGGGCCCACTATGAGAATGGCGAAGGTTTCGAGCCCAGCCCCCTCTATAAGTGCACGTGTATTGCTGGAGCAATTGGCTGTACCCCTGCATTCATCCAGAAGCCTGCTGGTCTCTTAGGCCCTGCACCGCTGATGGGCAACACGCCAGCCGGCATTCGCAGTGGCCAGAACTCAAAGAAGAACCAACAGGATACGACCTACATGTCAG CTTACAGGGATCCTCCTTTAGCCTGGAAGAAGAACTGTCTGATCCAGACCACGCCCTGGAGCCCCTGCTCCAAAACATGCGGCCTGGGCATCTCTGTGCGTgtcaccaacaacaacagcaaatgtGAGATGAGGAAGTCCCGACGCCTGTGTCTGCTGCGACCGTGTGGGAAGAGTGTGTTGAAGAGTATTAAG ATGCCAAAAGGAAAGACATGCCGGCCAAAATTCCaagcaaagaaagcagaaaagcTGACACTCTCGGGCTGTACCAGTACCAAGAAGTTTAAGCCCACGTACTGCGGTGTCTGTACAGACAAGCGCTGCTGTCTCCCAAACCAGTCACGCATGATCAAGGTCGACTTTACGTGCAAAGGGGGCTCCAACACACAGTGGAAGATGCAGTGGATAACATCCTGCGTGTGCCAGAGGAAGTGCAACGATCCAGGTGACATGTTTTCAGACCTGCGGTTACTCTAA
- the tube1 gene encoding tubulin epsilon chain, producing the protein MTQSVVVQVGQCGNQVGCRFWDLALREHAHVNKKGLYDEALSSFFRNVDSRESDGAAHVVGGRIQHLKARAVLVDMEEGVVNEILQGPLREMFDSTQLLTDVSGSGNNWAVGHMTYGSAYREQIVDRLRKAAEHCDCLQCFFLIHSMGGGTGSGLGTRVLSLLEEEFPEVCRIVTSIYPSAEDDVITSPYNSVLAMRELTEHADCVLPVENQSLVDIVDKIKHMSHSGKPGSAIRRDSTLISGQGGLTGPEKPFDAMNNIVANLFLNITSSARFEGSLNMDLNEIAMNLVPFPRLHYLVPSLTPLYTLADVSVPTRRLDQMFSDAFNKDHQLIRADPKHSLYLACALMVRGNVQISDVRRNIERLKPSLPFVSWNQEGWKTGLCSVPPVGHSHALLALANNTCVKLTFTELRERFFKLYKKKAHLHHYLHVDGMEQSFFSEAISSLNSLIEEYQHLDATKGTLMLDAPRLRIAR; encoded by the exons atGACACAGTCAGTTGTTGTCCAAG TTGGTCAGTGTGGGAACCAGGTTGGCTGCAGGTTTTGGGATCTTGCTTTGCGAGAACATGCCCACGTCAATAAA AAGGGATTGTATGATGAGGCCCTCAGTAGCTTTTTCCGAAATGTGGACTCAAG GGAAAGTGATGGGGCAGCCCATGTTGTTGGTGGGAGAATCCAACATCTGAAGGCCAGG GCAGTGCTGGTGGACATGGAGGAGGGTGTGGTCAACGAGATCCTGCAGGGCCCATTGAGAGAAATGTTTGACAGCACTCAGCTCCTTACAGACGTGTCAGGTTCAGGCAATAACTG GGCAGTTGGACACATGACGTACGGCTCAGCCTACAGGGAGCAGATAGTAGACAGGCTGCGGAAGGCAGCAGAGCACTGCGACTGTCTGCAGTGCTTCTTTCTCATCCACTCTATGGGAGGAG GTACGGGCTCTGGCCTGGGGACCAGAGTGCTGAGCCTGCTGGAGGAAGAGTTTCCTGAGGTGTGTCGAATTGTCACCTCCATCTATCCGTCTGCGGAGGATGACGTCATCACCTCTCCCTACAACAGCGTCCTGGCCATGAGGGAGCTCACAGAGCACGCCGACTGTGTCCTGCCTGTTGAAAACCAA TCGTTGGTCGACATTGTGGACAAGATTAAACACATGTCTCACAGTGGAAAGCCAGGGTCGGCAATCAGGAGAGACAGCACCCTCATCTCTGGGCAGGGCGGGCTCACTGGGCCCGAGAAGCCCTTTGACGCCATGAATAATATTGTGGCCAACCTGTTTCTCAACATTACCAG CTCAGCTCGTTTTGAGGGATCTCTCAACATGGATCTGAACGAGATTGCAATGAACCTGGTCCCCTTCCCCCGACTACACTACCTGGTGCCCAGCCTCACCCCCCTCTACACACTGGCCGATGTCAGTGTCCCCACCAGAAG ACTGGATCAAATGTTCAGCGATGCCTTCAATAAAGACCACCAGCTAATCCGAGCTGACCCGAAGCACAGCCTCTACCTGGCCTGCGCCCTCATGGTCAGGGGCAACGTGCAGATATCTGACGTGCGCAGGAACATCGAGAG ACTTAAGCCTTCGCTACCCTTTGTCTCGTGGAACCAGGAAGGCTGGAAGACAGGCCTGTGTTCAGTGCCTCCCGTGGGTCACTCCCACGCCCTGTTAGCCCTGGCCAACAACACCTGTGTGAAGCTCACATTCACGGAGCTGAGAGAACGCTTCTTCAAGCTCTACAAGAAGAAG GCGCACTTACACCACTACCTGCATGTAGACGGGATGGAGCAGAGCTTCTTCTCAGAGGCCATCAGCTCTCTCAACTCACTGATCGAAGAGTACCAACATCTAGATGCCACCAAGGGGACGCTCATGCTAGACGCACCTAGACTCCGCATTGCCAGATGA